TTATTAAGCTTGTTGAAGCCGGGCGACATTGTTTTATTTGAGATGCCCTTTGAGAAAATGTCTGTGTATTCAAACTTGGTTTTTAAACTCGCGAGACTGGAATTTCCCTCTTTGCCGCTTGATATGTCCCGTGTTGCAAAGGAAACGAACATTGATGGGTTGCTGGGCGTAACTGGCGCTGGGTGGGACTTGGCTAGAAAGAAGCCAAATTCACTTGAAAAGCATGTCTTGCATTTGAGAATGCATTTTCTCAATTCGGAATTGCGAAATAGAAATGCGGCTTTGCCAAAGATCCTTAGTAAATTAACCTGTAAGCGCGTCTTTGTGATTGCTGGTGCAATGCACTTACCTTTTGCCTATACCTACAAAAGCAGCAAAGAGCTCGCCATTACTGAGTCACTTGATCAGATGCGTAGCGATTTAGACCCATATCCATGGGTGGTGGTTTCTTCGAAAGAATTTACCCGATCTAAGATAGCTCCCCCCACTGTCGACCAAGCAGTTCAAAGTGTTTTGGTTTTTGGCGTGGTAGTATCCGGTTCATTAATCAGCATAGGTTTATTAAGTGCCAAGGCAGGATACCCCCAGATTGGTTTAGCATTTCAAGGTTTCTTGATCGCCTTAATTACAAATGGGGTACGGGGAAATCTCGTAAAGCCTTTAGAGGATATCAAACTGACGCATTTCGATGGGATTTGTCCTGAGCCAGTTGATGGATTAAATTAGCAGTCCGCGAAAGGCTTGTGCGGTGCACATATAGATTAAAATCCCAGTGATATCGTTTAAGGTCGTTACAAAAGGACCGGCGGCAATCGCTGGGTCAATATTGAGCCTACGAAGTAAAGCAGGGGCCAGAACACCCAAGGCTGCAGCGGTGATCATGGCAATAACCATTGATGTTAAAACGATACCGCCCAGAGCATAGTTGTTGTCGCTGAGAAGAAAGGTCGTCACAAAGCCAGCGCAAAAGCCGTAAAAAATGCCCATCACCAGGCCAACCCGGATTTCTTTGAACAGTGCTCTAGGGATATCACTTAAATCCGATTTGCCTGTAGCGAGTCCGCGAATCAAAATTGTAGAAGACTGCGTCCCGACATTGCCGCCCATGGCCATAATTACCGGTAAAAACGCGTAAATCACGGTCATTTGATGGAGCAAAGGCTCAAATAGCTTAAGCAAAGAAGCCGATATCAAGGAGCAGACCAGCGCCACCGCTAACCAAGGCAAACGAATACGTGCTGTCGAGAACACCTGCTCGGGGTAGATTAACTCCTCCGCACTGGTACCAGCCATACGCAACGCATCTTCTTCAGCTTCTTCGGTCAAAACGTCAACAATATCGTCGATAGAAATGCGCCCGATAAGGTGATTTTCATCATCCACCACCGGCAAGGTAAGTAAATCGTATTTTTTAAATAGCTGCGCGACTTCTTTTTGATCGACCAAAGGCCTAACGCAAATAACATCAGGCTTCATCAAGGCCCGAATGCCTAAAGTTGATTTATGAATCAGTAAGTCGGCCAATTCAATGGTGCCCATCAAGCGGTCTTCTTTGTCCACCACCCAGACGGCAAGAACGGGTACGTCTTCTTCAACGAGCTCTCTGACTTTGATAATCGCATCAGAAACCAACGCATTTTCTTGAACTCGTGCGAGCTCCACCTGCATGATACCGCCAGCGGAATCTTCGGGGTAGCCCAGCAAGACTAGAACTTGATGTCTTTTGGGATCGGGCAAACGATAAAGGGTTTCGTAGCGCAGCGGCAAGGGCAGTTTGGCGATAATATCCGCCGCATCATCGGATTCCATCTCGCCGATGATTTCCGCGATTTCTGGGGGTTGTAGCCTGGAAAGCAAGTCCCGCCATTTGGCCTCATCGATTTCCGCTACAACTTCTGCGCGGATTTCTCTGTCTTCGATCAGGCGTAATAGTTTAGGCCATTCGGACAGATCTGTCTGCTCCAGATACTCGGTAATATCCGCAGGGTGGGGCAGAGAGGCAAAATAAGCTTTGAGCTCTAATTCATTCAATGGTCACGCTCTTGGCTAAGTTTCGGGGCTGATCAACATCCAGACCACGCCAGTTAGAAAGATGGTAAGACAGCAGTTGCAGTGGCAAAACAGCAATGGCTGGCAAGAGATGCGCTGGGCATTCAGGGATGGTCAACGCGTACGGATACTGCTGTAAAAGATCACTGTCATTGTCTTGGCAGAGCACGATAATCTGTGCGCCACGAGATTTGACTTCTTCCAAGTTTGATAGAGTCTTTTCATACAAATGGCCACGGACGGCTAAAACGACCACGGGCATTTTTTCATCTATCAAAGCAATCGGGCCGTGTTTCATTTCGCCAGCTGCATAAGCTTCCGCGTGCAAATAGGAGAGTTCTTTGACCTTCAAAGCACCTTCCATGGCGACCACTTGCAAGGTGCCTCGGCCCATAAAGAGCATGTGTTCGCAATGGGATAGCTGCTTGGCCAATGCCTGAATATCCGCTTCATGCTTGAGAACAGACTCGAGCAACATAGGCAGCTCATATAGGCTTTCTAAATGCTTTTCTAAATCGCCGGGGCTAAGTTTGCCGTGCTTTTTACCCGCGCATAGCGCAAGCAAATACAAAGCAACGATTTGAGTCAAGAATGCTTTGGTGCTGGCGACGCTGATTTCGGGGCCAGCGTGGGTATAAAATGTTCCGAAGCTAGCGTCGCAAAGCCTGGGGATGGCCGCGCCAACGACATTACAGATGGCTGCAATATGCGCGTTTTTGGATTTTGCCAGCATCAATGCTGCCAATGTATCTGCCGTTTCTCCGGATTGAGAGATACCGATGACCAAGTGATTATTTAGAATGAGTGGGTTTCGGTACCTGAATTCGCTGGCTAAATCGACTTCTACGGGGATTTGAGCCAACTCTTCTAGGTAGCGCTTGCCGATTAAGGCAGCGTGGTATGAGCTGCCACAGGCAATGAGCGTGATTCGCTGAATATCTTTTAAGCCATCTGCATTAAAGCCATCGAGTGCAAATTCAAGCTCACCAGGCGAAAATCGGCCTCTCAGGGTATCAATAACCGCTTGTGGTTGCTCAAAAATTTCTTTGAGCATGAAATGTTTAAAGCCGCCTTTTTCTGC
This sequence is a window from Myxococcota bacterium. Protein-coding genes within it:
- the mgtE gene encoding magnesium transporter — its product is MNELELKAYFASLPHPADITEYLEQTDLSEWPKLLRLIEDREIRAEVVAEIDEAKWRDLLSRLQPPEIAEIIGEMESDDAADIIAKLPLPLRYETLYRLPDPKRHQVLVLLGYPEDSAGGIMQVELARVQENALVSDAIIKVRELVEEDVPVLAVWVVDKEDRLMGTIELADLLIHKSTLGIRALMKPDVICVRPLVDQKEVAQLFKKYDLLTLPVVDDENHLIGRISIDDIVDVLTEEAEEDALRMAGTSAEELIYPEQVFSTARIRLPWLAVALVCSLISASLLKLFEPLLHQMTVIYAFLPVIMAMGGNVGTQSSTILIRGLATGKSDLSDIPRALFKEIRVGLVMGIFYGFCAGFVTTFLLSDNNYALGGIVLTSMVIAMITAAALGVLAPALLRRLNIDPAIAAGPFVTTLNDITGILIYMCTAQAFRGLLI
- the glmS gene encoding glutamine--fructose-6-phosphate transaminase (isomerizing), coding for MCGIVGYIGNQTAEPILIEGLKRLEYRGYDSAGIATLDSGKVFITRAAGKLHNLSTALSKQSSPGNIGIAHTRWASHGRPTETNAHPHHFGTITLVHNGIIENHTALKVELQKLGHHFNSDTDTEIVAHLIARYKTDMPGDFVGAVRSALKRVEGAYALAILDSETPDTIIGVKQACPLVVGLGDGENFLASDFPAVLSHTRSFVVLEDGEMAVIQKDSVSITDLQGAPRPRKPITLDWSPAAAEKGGFKHFMLKEIFEQPQAVIDTLRGRFSPGELEFALDGFNADGLKDIQRITLIACGSSYHAALIGKRYLEELAQIPVEVDLASEFRYRNPLILNNHLVIGISQSGETADTLAALMLAKSKNAHIAAICNVVGAAIPRLCDASFGTFYTHAGPEISVASTKAFLTQIVALYLLALCAGKKHGKLSPGDLEKHLESLYELPMLLESVLKHEADIQALAKQLSHCEHMLFMGRGTLQVVAMEGALKVKELSYLHAEAYAAGEMKHGPIALIDEKMPVVVLAVRGHLYEKTLSNLEEVKSRGAQIIVLCQDNDSDLLQQYPYALTIPECPAHLLPAIAVLPLQLLSYHLSNWRGLDVDQPRNLAKSVTIE